A section of the Streptomyces sp. NBC_00178 genome encodes:
- a CDS encoding Stp1/IreP family PP2C-type Ser/Thr phosphatase, with product MSLSLRFAAGSHKGMIREGNEDSGYAGPRLLAIADGMGGQAAGEVASSEVISTLVQLDDDVPGSDILTSLGTAVQRANDQLRVMVEEDPQLEGMGTTLTALLWTGQRLGLVHVGDSRAYLLRDGVLTQITQDHTWVQRLVDEGRITEEEATTHPQRSLLMRALGSGDHVEPDLSVREVRAGDRYLICSDGLSGVVSHQTMEETLASYQGPQETIQDLIQLALRGGGPDNITCIVADVFDVDGNDTLAGQLNDTPVVVGAVAENQAAHAHDGRAMETPAGRAAGLGRTVPPPAGGFGPPGSGDDMGYGAGPDDAFDAYTDDDFVKPRGGRRWLKRSFYIVLALAVIGGGVYGGYRWTQTQFYVGAQDDNVALYRGISQDLAWVSLSKVEENTQIELKYLPPYQRKQVEATIAEGSLSDARKKVGELEAQASACKKDAQRRAAEADTNAAKDQDADKTTDSTSAKSPAKGTKPTATPTPGPSLSEEEKKLVPQCGKQ from the coding sequence ATGAGCTTGTCCCTGCGCTTCGCCGCCGGATCGCACAAGGGCATGATCCGGGAAGGCAACGAGGACTCCGGTTACGCGGGCCCCCGTCTTCTCGCGATCGCCGACGGCATGGGCGGCCAGGCGGCCGGTGAGGTCGCCAGCTCCGAGGTGATCTCCACGCTCGTCCAGCTCGACGACGACGTGCCCGGCTCCGACATCCTCACGTCACTCGGTACGGCGGTGCAGCGGGCCAACGACCAGCTGCGCGTCATGGTCGAGGAGGACCCCCAGCTGGAGGGCATGGGCACGACGCTCACCGCCCTGCTCTGGACCGGTCAGCGCCTGGGCCTCGTGCACGTCGGCGACTCCCGCGCATACCTCCTGCGCGACGGTGTCCTGACGCAGATCACCCAGGACCACACCTGGGTGCAGCGCCTCGTCGACGAGGGCAGGATCACCGAGGAAGAGGCCACCACCCACCCGCAGCGCTCCCTGCTGATGCGGGCCCTGGGCAGCGGCGACCACGTCGAGCCCGACCTCTCCGTCCGTGAGGTCCGCGCCGGCGACCGCTACCTGATCTGCTCGGACGGACTCTCCGGCGTCGTCTCGCACCAGACGATGGAAGAGACCCTGGCCAGCTACCAGGGCCCGCAGGAGACCATCCAGGACCTCATCCAGCTCGCCCTGCGCGGCGGCGGACCCGACAACATCACCTGCATCGTCGCGGACGTCTTCGACGTCGACGGCAACGACACCCTGGCCGGGCAGCTCAACGACACCCCGGTCGTCGTCGGCGCCGTGGCGGAGAACCAGGCCGCGCACGCGCACGACGGCAGGGCCATGGAGACGCCGGCGGGACGCGCGGCCGGTCTCGGCCGCACCGTGCCGCCCCCCGCCGGGGGCTTCGGTCCTCCCGGCAGCGGCGACGACATGGGCTACGGCGCGGGTCCGGACGACGCCTTCGACGCGTACACCGACGACGACTTCGTGAAGCCCCGCGGTGGCCGCAGGTGGCTGAAGCGGTCGTTCTACATCGTGCTGGCGCTGGCCGTCATCGGCGGCGGCGTGTACGGCGGTTACCGCTGGACCCAGACACAGTTCTACGTGGGCGCGCAGGACGACAACGTCGCCCTGTACCGCGGCATCAGCCAGGATCTCGCCTGGGTGTCTCTTTCGAAGGTCGAGGAGAACACCCAGATCGAACTGAAGTACCTCCCGCCCTACCAGCGCAAGCAGGTCGAGGCGACGATCGCCGAGGGCAGCCTGTCCGATGCGCGCAAGAAGGTCGGCGAACTCGAAGCCCAGGCCTCCGCCTGCAAGAAGGACGCGCAGCGCCGTGCGGCCGAAGCGGACACCAATGCCGCCAAGGACCAGGACGCGGACAAGACGACCGACAGCACTTCCGCCAAGTCCCCCGCCAAGGGGACCAAGCCGACCGCTACTCCCACTCCCGGCCCCAGCCTCTCGGAGGAAGAGAAGAAGCTGGTCCCGCAGTGCGGTAAGCAGTAA